A genome region from Labrus mixtus chromosome 9, fLabMix1.1, whole genome shotgun sequence includes the following:
- the tlcd5a gene encoding TLC domain-containing protein 5a isoform X2 — MALLVVFALLCLSCWASFYFIVCIVNGSRSYEWNCRLVTLVHGILAVCITSYIGYVDGPWPFTHPEGPVMLAHHTMSILGILLTLWLGESGIEGCAVLFGSEITNPLLQTRWFLKQTGRYRTVLGNVVDISFVLLFVVMRIFVGGTMLYCELISPRPRFFIKCGGVAMYALSWVFMVDIVRFAIRKSKSWHKQQKNQQETVTANGYELKND, encoded by the exons ATGGCACTCCTTGTGGTTTTTGCGCTGCTGTGCCTGTCCTGCTGGGCCTCTTTCTACTTTATCGTGTGCATTGTTAACGGGTCCAGAAGCTACGAGTGGAACTGTCGCCTCGTCACACTGGTACATGGCATCCTGGCAGTCTGCATCACATCATACATAGGCTATGTGGATGGACCCTGGCCTTTCACTCATCCAG AGGGACCCGTTATGCTGGCCCACCACACCATGAGCATCCTGGGAATCCTGTTGACTCTGTGGCTGGGGGAGTCTGGCATCGAGGGATGTGCGGTTCTCTTTGGCAGTGAAATCACCAACCCCCTGCTGCAGACACGCTGGTTCCTCAAACAAACAGGACGTTACAGGACAGTGCTGGGGAACGTTGTAGACATCTCGTTCGTACTGCTGTTTGTGGTAATGCGAATCTTTGTGGGAGGCACAATGCTGTACTGTGAGCTGATCTCCCCAAGACCGAGATTCTTTATCAAGTGTGGGGGAGTGGCTATGTATGCTCTGTCCTGGGTGTTCATGGTGGACATTGTCCGATTTGCAATTCGGAAGAGCAAGAGCTGGCACAAACAGCAAAAGAACCAACAAGAGACAGTGACAGCTAATGGCTACGAGTTGAAGAATGACTAA
- the tlcd5a gene encoding TLC domain-containing protein 5a isoform X1, whose translation MALLVVFALLCLSCWASFYFIVCIVNGSRSYEWNCRLVTLVHGILAVCITSYIGYVDGPWPFTHPGTKNTPLQMSALVVSLGYFIFDMAWCVYFRTEGPVMLAHHTMSILGILLTLWLGESGIEGCAVLFGSEITNPLLQTRWFLKQTGRYRTVLGNVVDISFVLLFVVMRIFVGGTMLYCELISPRPRFFIKCGGVAMYALSWVFMVDIVRFAIRKSKSWHKQQKNQQETVTANGYELKND comes from the exons ATGGCACTCCTTGTGGTTTTTGCGCTGCTGTGCCTGTCCTGCTGGGCCTCTTTCTACTTTATCGTGTGCATTGTTAACGGGTCCAGAAGCTACGAGTGGAACTGTCGCCTCGTCACACTGGTACATGGCATCCTGGCAGTCTGCATCACATCATACATAGGCTATGTGGATGGACCCTGGCCTTTCACTCATCCAG GTACCAAGAACACTCCCCTGCAGATGAGTGCTTTGGTGGTGAGCCTGGGCTACTTTATTTTTGATATGGCCTGGTGTGTGTACTTCCGCACAGAGGGACCCGTTATGCTGGCCCACCACACCATGAGCATCCTGGGAATCCTGTTGACTCTGTGGCTGGGGGAGTCTGGCATCGAGGGATGTGCGGTTCTCTTTGGCAGTGAAATCACCAACCCCCTGCTGCAGACACGCTGGTTCCTCAAACAAACAGGACGTTACAGGACAGTGCTGGGGAACGTTGTAGACATCTCGTTCGTACTGCTGTTTGTGGTAATGCGAATCTTTGTGGGAGGCACAATGCTGTACTGTGAGCTGATCTCCCCAAGACCGAGATTCTTTATCAAGTGTGGGGGAGTGGCTATGTATGCTCTGTCCTGGGTGTTCATGGTGGACATTGTCCGATTTGCAATTCGGAAGAGCAAGAGCTGGCACAAACAGCAAAAGAACCAACAAGAGACAGTGACAGCTAATGGCTACGAGTTGAAGAATGACTAA